The nucleotide sequence CAAACATGTGGAACACCTCCCACCTGTTTGAAGAGAGCGTAGATTTTCAGCTTGACCTCGTTGCCCGGGTCGTTCTTCAGCGCCGACAGTTTGCTCTTGGCCTCCTCGAACTGCTGCACCGTCGCACCTGCACGCACAGAACGCCATCAGCGAGAACGTAACAGGACGCTGCTGAAGCTCTGAGCTCGGAGAACGAACCTTCTGCCACGTTCTGATTCATAAAGAACCGATTATCAATCGATCGATTGTCAGTCGGCCGATCGACCAACGCTTTCAGCCTTCAAACTGCGGCTCGGTCACATGACCCCGACAGAGTGAAAGGTTTCTGCCGCGGCAGACTCACCCGTCATGGGAGAGGCTGTGGTGTGGAACTTCAGACCGGGAACGACGGCGGAGAACCGGACCAGGCTGGAGACACAGAGGAGAAAACATTCAGAGCATCAGATCATCTGTTTATCAGCTGGCGTGGGGACAAGATTCTGAGCCACTAAGGCGGCCTCCTCGCCGTCTGCCTCCGGTCGACTccttctctatttcagagctgttcatactgtcatGTTGTATAAACTGTACACCAAAGCCACCTACCTCATAACTTCCTGCTTCctttgctctgtgtatcatgtacataataataattccctCCCTGCACTGTTGTTGTTCACAGTGTGTCTACTTGTGTTCTCTACACTGCAGCCTGTCAGTCAGCACATCGGGAGCTTTGTCCAATCCAGAGTCACGTTCCTCATCTGTGCAATAAAGCTGCTTGTGATTGCGGTGAATGAACCTCGGCCCGGTGACCCTCCTCTGTGGATCTGGACCAGAGGTCACAGCTGGCTGCTGTTCTGCTGTCCTATGAAGAAGCAGCTGCTCCTCTAAACCTTCAGACTGATGCTGCCTTCTGATCTCCTGATGCATTCAGCAGCTGCTGCTAACTCACATTAACCTTCTGCTGACTCGGAGAACTAACAGCAACATCCTCACCTTCTTCTTCTCACCAAACGCCAGGGAGCGGAGAGCTTCAGGGCGACGGAGTCCAAGGTCAGGACGGAGAGATCTGGGGGACAGCTAACTAGGTTTGCCACCGCAGGTCTTACAGCAGCTGGCCCCGCCCACTCTgtgctcctcttcttcttgtgtTCCTTTCCGGCAGACTAGGCACTGTTAGTACATTGCTGCCTCCCACTGGTGATAAAGACAGTCTTCATTAAAGCTCCCCCTGACCTATATTTTCCAATATAGGCCCGTGGCTTTCAATGAACAACAATCTCCTTTCCTCAGCATATCTCGGACAGAACATGATGACATGCTTGACAGACTCCTGTGCTCCACAGACATGGCACTTGACGTCCCTGTGCTTTCCCACCAGGAACAGCCCACTTGCCAATCCACAATGACCCAGTCTTAATCGGGCCAACTTAATCTGATCCACCCGAGGCAAGATAATTGTGTTCCCAGGTTTGACTACTGGTTTTACGTCATAGAACTTTCTCCCGCTGGTGTCTTTACTCCACTcgtgctgccattgttgtgtcaGTCTTTCCTTAATGATGCTACGGCACT is from Micropterus dolomieu isolate WLL.071019.BEF.003 ecotype Adirondacks unplaced genomic scaffold, ASM2129224v1 contig_14047, whole genome shotgun sequence and encodes:
- the LOC123966705 gene encoding enoyl-CoA delta isomerase 2-like isoform X2 (The sequence of the model RefSeq protein was modified relative to this genomic sequence to represent the inferred CDS: added 129 bases not found in genome assembly), with translation MSLVRFSAVVPGLKFHTTASPMTGATVQQFEEAKSKLSALKNDPGNEVKLKIYALFKQATQGPCNTPKQACWTLSTRLNGRRGNLWAPYHRMKPGSSTAT